In Procambarus clarkii isolate CNS0578487 chromosome 36, FALCON_Pclarkii_2.0, whole genome shotgun sequence, one DNA window encodes the following:
- the LOC138371749 gene encoding uncharacterized protein, producing MLKGTLLNIITKQEEEEELPTSLQVQATHDCKAATQLGGCGAHDGKAAAQLGGCGAHDCKAAAQMGGCGEHDNKAAAQLEPPPGLVWGGRGSVLGSGTSVEHQGSLSTTWMVVVASRATAHTTITCSTTNHSISSGLMNTVTTTITVNCAAHALKAPPTHSRRRPRTQGAVHALKAPPTHSRRRPRTQGAAHALKAPPTHSRRRPRTQGAAHALKAPPTHSRRRPRTQGAAHALKAPPTHSRRRPRTQGAAHALKAPPTHSRRRPRTQGAAHALKAPPTHSRRRPRTQGAAHALKAPPTHSRRRPRTQGAAHALKAPPTHSRRRPRTQGAAHALKAPPTHSRRRPRTQGAAHALKAPPTHSRRRPRTQGAAHALKAPPTHSRRRPRTQGAAHALKAPPTHSRRRPRTQGAAHALKAPPTHSRRRPRTQGAAHALKAPPTHSRRRPRTQGAAHALKAPPTQL from the exons gtacagGCTactcatgactgtaaagctgccacccagttgggtgggtgtggagcacatgacggtAAAGCTGCCgcgcagttgggtgggtgtggagcacatgactgtaaagccgccgcccagatgggtgggtgtggagaacatgacaataaagctgccgcccagttgg AGCCGCCGCCGGGGCTGGTGTGGGGCGGCCGGGGGTCGGTGCTGGGGAGCGGGACCAGTGTGGAGCACCAGGGctcactctccaccacctggatggtggtggtggcctccaGGGCCACggcccacaccaccatcacctgctCCACTACCAACCACTCCATCTCCTCCGGCCTCatgaacactgtcaccaccactatcacagtcAACT GCGCCGCCCACGCACTCAAGGCGCCGCCCACGCACTCAAGGCGCCGCCCACGCACTCAAGGCGCCGTCCACGCACTCAAGGCGCCGCCCACGCACTCAAGGCGCCGCCCACGCACTCAAGGCGCCGCCCACGCACTCAAGGCGCCGCCCACGCACTCAAGGCGCCGCCCACGCACTCAAGGCGCCGCCCACGCACTCAAGGCGCCGCCCACGCACTCAAGGCGCCGCCCACGCACTCAAGGCGCCGCCCACGCACTCAAGGCGCCGCCCACGCACTCAAGGCGCCGCCCACGCACTCAAGGCGCCGCCCACGCACTCAAGGCGCCGCCCACGCACTCAAGGCGCCGCCCACGCACTCAAGGCGCCGCCCACGCACTCAAGGCGCCGCCCACGCACTCAAGGCGCCGCCCACGCACTCAAGGCGCCGCCCACGCACTCAAGGCGCCGCCCACGCACTCAAGGCGCCGCCCACGCACTCAAGGCGCCGCCCACGCACTCAAGGCGCCGCCCACGCACTCAAGGCGCCGCCCACGCACTCAAGGCGCCGCCCACGCACTCAAGGCGCCGCCCACGCACTCAAGGCGCCGCCCACGCACTCAAGGCGCCGCCCACGCACTCAAGGCGCCGCCCACGCACTCAAGGCGCCGCCCACGCACTCAAGGCGCCGCCCACGCACTCAAGGCGCCGCCCACGCACTCAAGGCGCCGCCCACGCACTCAAGGCGCCGCCCACGCACTCAAGGCGCCGCCCACGCACTCAAGGCGCCGCCCACGCACTCAAGGCGCCGCCCACGCACTCAAGGCGCCGCCCACGCACTCAAGGCGCCGCCCACGCACTCAAGGCGCCGCCCACGCACTCAAGGCGCCGCCCACGCACTCAAGGCGCCGCCCACGCACTCAAGGCGCCGCCCACGCACTCAAGGCGCCGCCCACGCAACTCTAG